Proteins co-encoded in one Capsicum annuum cultivar UCD-10X-F1 chromosome 9, UCD10Xv1.1, whole genome shotgun sequence genomic window:
- the LOC107843046 gene encoding DEAD-box ATP-dependent RNA helicase 57 isoform X1 yields the protein MEKDSSFLFGGISFNRKKFARDFDRFKGKTPVDSSEKLQFIEKEHRTIDSSLENLEIPENEKSEMEDERNTSVVKKRKRKEKKTGSDSVEGFSVFKSSKLKKEAASEENDQSVNELLEGKKEYYRQLERDAIFRKEHNIHVSGSNIPSPLHSFAELRSRYKCRLYLLRNLAELGFKEPTPIQRQAIPVLLSGRECFACAPTGSGKTFAFVFPILVKLKHTSKDGVRAVILSPTKELSAQTTRECRKLAKGKKFYIRSMTKQLAKSKDFSKLRCDVLISTPLRLQFAIRKGKLDLSRVEFLVLDESDKLFEAGMLEQVDFVVKACSNPSILRSLFSATLPDIVENRARTIMHDAVRVIIGRKNSASETIKQKLIYVGSEEGKLLALRQSFAESLNPPVLLFVQNKERAKELYDELKLEDIRPDVIHSDLSQIQRENAVDNFRAGKTWVLIATDVVARGMDFKGVNCVINYDFPDSAAAYIHRIGRSGRAGRSGEAITLYTEADIPFLRNIANVITSSGGEVPEWIMSLTKKKWRKHRPQRETISTQPDI from the exons ATGGAAAAAGATTCATCTTTCTTGTTTGGTGGCATCTCTTTCAACCGTAAAAAGTTTGCTCGCGATTTCGACAGATTTAag GGGAAAACCCCAGTTGATTCGTCTGAGAAACTGCAGTTCATTGAGAAG GAGCACAGAACTATTGATAGTTCATTAGAGAACCTGGAGATCCCCGAGAATGAAAAGTCTGAAATGGAGGACGAGAGAAATACCAGCGTGGttaagaagagaaagaggaaggaGAAGAAAACAGGTTCTG ACTCCGTGGAAGGATTTTCCGTGTTCAAGAgttcaaaattaaaaaaggaagCTGCCAGCGAAGAGAATGATCAATCTGTAAATGAACTGCTTGAGGGAAAGAAAGAATATTATCGGCAATTGGAG AGGGACGCAATTTTCCGGAAGGAGCACAATATTCATGTTTCAGGGAGTAACATCCCTTCGCCATTGCACAGTTTTGCAGAATTAAGATCAAG ATATAAATGTCGATTATATCTATTACGAAATCTGGCAGAACTGGGATTTAAAGAACCAACGCCAATCCAAAGGCAGGCTATTCCAGTCCTCTTATCT GGACGAGAATGCTTCGCTTGTGCACCTACTGGTTCTGGCAAAACATTTGCTTTTGTCTTTCCTATACTTGTGAAACTCAAG CACACTTCGAAGGATGGTGTCCGAGCTGTAATTCTTTCCCCTACAAAAGAGTTATCTGCTCAGACAACAAGAGAATGCAGAAAGTTGGCCAAAGGGAAGAAGTTCTACATCAGGTCGATGACTAAACAGCTGGCTAAAAGTAAGGACTTTTCTAAACTGAGATGTGATGTACTCATCTCAACACCGTTGCGCTTACAGTTTGCTATCCGCAAAGGAAAACTTGATTTAAGTAG GGTTGAATTTCTTGTCTTAGATGAATCTGATAAGCTTTTCGAGGCTGGCATGCTAGAACAGGTTGATTTTGTGGTGAAGGCGTGCTCAAATCCTTCAATTCTTCGGTCATTGTTCAGTGCTACTTTACCGGATATAGTTGAAAACCGAGCACGAACTATAATGCATGATGCTGTTCGAGTCATTATTGGTAGGAA AAATTCGGCTTCTGAAACAATAAAGCAAAAATTGATATATGTTGGGAGTGAAGAGGGGAAGCTTCTGGCTCTTCGTCAAAGCTTTGCGGAG aGTTTGAACCCACCAGTGCTATTGTTCGTTCAAAACAAGGAGCGTGCGAAGGAGCTATATGATGAGCTAAAATTGGAAGATATTCGGCCGGATGTTATTCATTCAGATCTTTCTCAGATACAG AGAGAAAACGCTGTTGATAACTTTAGAGCTGGAAAAACATGGGTTTTAATCGCCACTGATGTTGTTGCCCGAGGTATGGATTTCAAAGGGGTTAACTGCGTGATAAATTATGATTTCCCAGACTCCGCGGCAGCATACATTCACAGAATTG GCCGTTCTGGCCGAGCAGGAAGGAGTGGAGAGGCGATAACGTTGTATACAGAAGCAGATATTCCGTTTTTGAGGAACATAGCAAATGTTATTACGTCATCTGGCGGTGAGGTTCCAGAATGGATCATGTCTCTGACGAAGAAAAAGTGGAGGAAACACAGGCCACAAAGAGAAACCATTTCAACTCAGCCAGACATTTGA
- the LOC107843046 gene encoding DEAD-box ATP-dependent RNA helicase 57 isoform X3, producing MEKDSSFLFGGISFNRKKFARDFDRFKEHRTIDSSLENLEIPENEKSEMEDERNTSVVKKRKRKEKKTGSDSVEGFSVFKSSKLKKEAASEENDQSVNELLEGKKEYYRQLERDAIFRKEHNIHVSGSNIPSPLHSFAELRSRYKCRLYLLRNLAELGFKEPTPIQRQAIPVLLSGRECFACAPTGSGKTFAFVFPILVKLKHTSKDGVRAVILSPTKELSAQTTRECRKLAKGKKFYIRSMTKQLAKSKDFSKLRCDVLISTPLRLQFAIRKGKLDLSRVEFLVLDESDKLFEAGMLEQVDFVVKACSNPSILRSLFSATLPDIVENRARTIMHDAVRVIIGRKNSASETIKQKLIYVGSEEGKLLALRQSFAESLNPPVLLFVQNKERAKELYDELKLEDIRPDVIHSDLSQIQRENAVDNFRAGKTWVLIATDVVARGMDFKGVNCVINYDFPDSAAAYIHRIGRSGRAGRSGEAITLYTEADIPFLRNIANVITSSGGEVPEWIMSLTKKKWRKHRPQRETISTQPDI from the exons ATGGAAAAAGATTCATCTTTCTTGTTTGGTGGCATCTCTTTCAACCGTAAAAAGTTTGCTCGCGATTTCGACAGATTTAag GAGCACAGAACTATTGATAGTTCATTAGAGAACCTGGAGATCCCCGAGAATGAAAAGTCTGAAATGGAGGACGAGAGAAATACCAGCGTGGttaagaagagaaagaggaaggaGAAGAAAACAGGTTCTG ACTCCGTGGAAGGATTTTCCGTGTTCAAGAgttcaaaattaaaaaaggaagCTGCCAGCGAAGAGAATGATCAATCTGTAAATGAACTGCTTGAGGGAAAGAAAGAATATTATCGGCAATTGGAG AGGGACGCAATTTTCCGGAAGGAGCACAATATTCATGTTTCAGGGAGTAACATCCCTTCGCCATTGCACAGTTTTGCAGAATTAAGATCAAG ATATAAATGTCGATTATATCTATTACGAAATCTGGCAGAACTGGGATTTAAAGAACCAACGCCAATCCAAAGGCAGGCTATTCCAGTCCTCTTATCT GGACGAGAATGCTTCGCTTGTGCACCTACTGGTTCTGGCAAAACATTTGCTTTTGTCTTTCCTATACTTGTGAAACTCAAG CACACTTCGAAGGATGGTGTCCGAGCTGTAATTCTTTCCCCTACAAAAGAGTTATCTGCTCAGACAACAAGAGAATGCAGAAAGTTGGCCAAAGGGAAGAAGTTCTACATCAGGTCGATGACTAAACAGCTGGCTAAAAGTAAGGACTTTTCTAAACTGAGATGTGATGTACTCATCTCAACACCGTTGCGCTTACAGTTTGCTATCCGCAAAGGAAAACTTGATTTAAGTAG GGTTGAATTTCTTGTCTTAGATGAATCTGATAAGCTTTTCGAGGCTGGCATGCTAGAACAGGTTGATTTTGTGGTGAAGGCGTGCTCAAATCCTTCAATTCTTCGGTCATTGTTCAGTGCTACTTTACCGGATATAGTTGAAAACCGAGCACGAACTATAATGCATGATGCTGTTCGAGTCATTATTGGTAGGAA AAATTCGGCTTCTGAAACAATAAAGCAAAAATTGATATATGTTGGGAGTGAAGAGGGGAAGCTTCTGGCTCTTCGTCAAAGCTTTGCGGAG aGTTTGAACCCACCAGTGCTATTGTTCGTTCAAAACAAGGAGCGTGCGAAGGAGCTATATGATGAGCTAAAATTGGAAGATATTCGGCCGGATGTTATTCATTCAGATCTTTCTCAGATACAG AGAGAAAACGCTGTTGATAACTTTAGAGCTGGAAAAACATGGGTTTTAATCGCCACTGATGTTGTTGCCCGAGGTATGGATTTCAAAGGGGTTAACTGCGTGATAAATTATGATTTCCCAGACTCCGCGGCAGCATACATTCACAGAATTG GCCGTTCTGGCCGAGCAGGAAGGAGTGGAGAGGCGATAACGTTGTATACAGAAGCAGATATTCCGTTTTTGAGGAACATAGCAAATGTTATTACGTCATCTGGCGGTGAGGTTCCAGAATGGATCATGTCTCTGACGAAGAAAAAGTGGAGGAAACACAGGCCACAAAGAGAAACCATTTCAACTCAGCCAGACATTTGA
- the LOC107843046 gene encoding DEAD-box ATP-dependent RNA helicase 57 isoform X2 encodes MEKDSSFLFGGISFNRKKFARDFDRFKGKTPVDSSEKLQFIEKEHRTIDSSLENLEIPENEKSEMEDERNTSVVKKRKRKEKKTDSVEGFSVFKSSKLKKEAASEENDQSVNELLEGKKEYYRQLERDAIFRKEHNIHVSGSNIPSPLHSFAELRSRYKCRLYLLRNLAELGFKEPTPIQRQAIPVLLSGRECFACAPTGSGKTFAFVFPILVKLKHTSKDGVRAVILSPTKELSAQTTRECRKLAKGKKFYIRSMTKQLAKSKDFSKLRCDVLISTPLRLQFAIRKGKLDLSRVEFLVLDESDKLFEAGMLEQVDFVVKACSNPSILRSLFSATLPDIVENRARTIMHDAVRVIIGRKNSASETIKQKLIYVGSEEGKLLALRQSFAESLNPPVLLFVQNKERAKELYDELKLEDIRPDVIHSDLSQIQRENAVDNFRAGKTWVLIATDVVARGMDFKGVNCVINYDFPDSAAAYIHRIGRSGRAGRSGEAITLYTEADIPFLRNIANVITSSGGEVPEWIMSLTKKKWRKHRPQRETISTQPDI; translated from the exons ATGGAAAAAGATTCATCTTTCTTGTTTGGTGGCATCTCTTTCAACCGTAAAAAGTTTGCTCGCGATTTCGACAGATTTAag GGGAAAACCCCAGTTGATTCGTCTGAGAAACTGCAGTTCATTGAGAAG GAGCACAGAACTATTGATAGTTCATTAGAGAACCTGGAGATCCCCGAGAATGAAAAGTCTGAAATGGAGGACGAGAGAAATACCAGCGTGGttaagaagagaaagaggaaggaGAAGAAAACAG ACTCCGTGGAAGGATTTTCCGTGTTCAAGAgttcaaaattaaaaaaggaagCTGCCAGCGAAGAGAATGATCAATCTGTAAATGAACTGCTTGAGGGAAAGAAAGAATATTATCGGCAATTGGAG AGGGACGCAATTTTCCGGAAGGAGCACAATATTCATGTTTCAGGGAGTAACATCCCTTCGCCATTGCACAGTTTTGCAGAATTAAGATCAAG ATATAAATGTCGATTATATCTATTACGAAATCTGGCAGAACTGGGATTTAAAGAACCAACGCCAATCCAAAGGCAGGCTATTCCAGTCCTCTTATCT GGACGAGAATGCTTCGCTTGTGCACCTACTGGTTCTGGCAAAACATTTGCTTTTGTCTTTCCTATACTTGTGAAACTCAAG CACACTTCGAAGGATGGTGTCCGAGCTGTAATTCTTTCCCCTACAAAAGAGTTATCTGCTCAGACAACAAGAGAATGCAGAAAGTTGGCCAAAGGGAAGAAGTTCTACATCAGGTCGATGACTAAACAGCTGGCTAAAAGTAAGGACTTTTCTAAACTGAGATGTGATGTACTCATCTCAACACCGTTGCGCTTACAGTTTGCTATCCGCAAAGGAAAACTTGATTTAAGTAG GGTTGAATTTCTTGTCTTAGATGAATCTGATAAGCTTTTCGAGGCTGGCATGCTAGAACAGGTTGATTTTGTGGTGAAGGCGTGCTCAAATCCTTCAATTCTTCGGTCATTGTTCAGTGCTACTTTACCGGATATAGTTGAAAACCGAGCACGAACTATAATGCATGATGCTGTTCGAGTCATTATTGGTAGGAA AAATTCGGCTTCTGAAACAATAAAGCAAAAATTGATATATGTTGGGAGTGAAGAGGGGAAGCTTCTGGCTCTTCGTCAAAGCTTTGCGGAG aGTTTGAACCCACCAGTGCTATTGTTCGTTCAAAACAAGGAGCGTGCGAAGGAGCTATATGATGAGCTAAAATTGGAAGATATTCGGCCGGATGTTATTCATTCAGATCTTTCTCAGATACAG AGAGAAAACGCTGTTGATAACTTTAGAGCTGGAAAAACATGGGTTTTAATCGCCACTGATGTTGTTGCCCGAGGTATGGATTTCAAAGGGGTTAACTGCGTGATAAATTATGATTTCCCAGACTCCGCGGCAGCATACATTCACAGAATTG GCCGTTCTGGCCGAGCAGGAAGGAGTGGAGAGGCGATAACGTTGTATACAGAAGCAGATATTCCGTTTTTGAGGAACATAGCAAATGTTATTACGTCATCTGGCGGTGAGGTTCCAGAATGGATCATGTCTCTGACGAAGAAAAAGTGGAGGAAACACAGGCCACAAAGAGAAACCATTTCAACTCAGCCAGACATTTGA